Proteins found in one Aquipuribacter hungaricus genomic segment:
- the aroH gene encoding chorismate mutase — MAVRAVRGAVQLDVDEREHLLDSTRELVTGVMAANGLSADDLISIVFTCTPDLSSEFPAVAAREVGLGAVPLLCAVEVDVPGAMPRVVRLLAHVETDRPRDAVQHVYLRGAVALRRDIAQ, encoded by the coding sequence ATGGCGGTGCGGGCGGTCCGGGGAGCGGTGCAGCTCGACGTCGACGAGCGGGAGCACCTGCTCGACTCCACGCGCGAGCTGGTCACGGGCGTGATGGCGGCGAACGGGCTGTCCGCCGACGACCTGATCAGCATCGTGTTCACCTGCACGCCGGACCTCAGCAGCGAGTTCCCGGCCGTGGCCGCGCGCGAGGTCGGCCTGGGCGCGGTGCCTCTGCTGTGCGCGGTCGAGGTCGACGTCCCGGGTGCCATGCCGCGGGTGGTCCGCCTGCTCGCCCACGTGGAGACCGACCGGCCCCGCGACGCCGTCCAGCACGTCTACCTGCGCGGGGCCGTCGCGCTGCGCAGGGAC